The window TGGTGGGCCAGGACGGGCTGGTGGCGAATACCCTCAAATACCTTGCAGGGCAGCCGGTGATCGGCGTCAATCCCGATCCTGAGCGCTGGGACGGAGTGCTCCTCCCCTTTAAGCCTGCCGAGGTCTCCAGGATCGTGGAAGAAACAATTTTGGGCAAACGCAAATACGAAGAAGTAACCATGGCCAAGGCCAGGGTTCAGAATGGCCAGGAACTTCTCGCGGTGAACGATTTTTTCATCGGGCAGAAAACCCACACCAGCGCCCGGTACGTGATCAAGTACGGGGGCCTCAAGGAAAACCAGTCCTCCAGCGGGATCATTGTTTCCACCGGCCTCGGTTCCACCGGCTGGATGAAGAGCGTCATTGCCGGAGCCTCCCGGATCTCCGCCTCGGTCATAGGCCGGCCCTACGGCTCAGGCCAGGAACGTGATGATGTAACCGAGGTCGATGAAGAGGTATATGTCAACGAGAATGCCAGAATTAATTCGGTCTCCAGTAATATGATGGCGGAGATAGCGGCAGCGCCTGTCTTTGCCGAGGCTAAGGCTGCCCGGCTGAGCAAAAAAAAGAAAACCTATGGCCCTTCGGAACTTTCAAAGGTGGTGGGGAAGTGGTCCAGCGCCGAACTCATCTTCGCAGTGCGGGAACCCTTCCCCAGCAAAACCACGGGAACCAATCTGGTGTTCGGAACTGTTTCCGCCAAGGCGCCCCTGCGCATCGAATCCCTCATGGGGGAAAGCGGCGTCATCTTCAGCGACGGCATCGAAAGCGACTTTATCAGTTTTAATTCAGGAACCGAAGCGGTCATCACCCTGGCGGACAAGCGGGGAAGGATCGTGGTATGAATATTCCGATAACGGCCCAAGGGACATGGCGAGCTGTGTCGGACTTATTGCTTTGACCAGGTTCCGTTGAAACGGGTAAAATAGTACCGTCAACAGTGTATTTTGCGCTAGATAAACTATCGGTATAGAACCATGGTGCGAATAGAGATCCCGTTAGGCTAAAAATGTTGATACGGCCTGTCTTGTCAGGCGAGTGAGTTTTCTCACGCTTATACAAACCGAACAATATCTTCAAATGCTTTCCGTTTTTTAGGACGGATGATGTCATTGGGAGGATACCCCAGGGCAATTACCGAACCGAATTGCTTATCCCTTTGAATATGCAACAATTCACAAATCTTTTTGCGATCATAAAGCCCAATGATACAGCTTCCAAGTCCCTGTGAGGCAGCTTCAAGGCAAACATAGGCGGCAGCCGCTCCTAAATCGCCTTTCGCATAATATTGACTATCGAGAAAACAACTGATAACAGGACTTAAAACCGCATGCTCTTCAAAAATGATGATAAAGGCTTTTGTTGTTTCCAGCCAAACATTTTGCTTTAACTGTTGTCCGCATTGCGCTATTTGAGTCACCATATCAGGATTTTCTACTACCGCAAAACTCCAGGGCTGGGCATTGCAGCCGGAATGGGCTAAGCGGCCCGCTTCTACACATAGAACCAGTTTATCATGCTCCACGGGTTGATCTGAAAAACCGCGGCAGCTCTGCCGTTGTTTACAAAGGTCTAAAAAATCATCATAGTGCATATCAGGATGCTCCTTTTTAATAGCATATACCAAACTGGCGGCACTTGTCCTTACGGCTCATATTCAGCACATTTCGTCAAAGATCGTCAGCTGAACATTTCCGGCTTCTTTCGCGGCTTTGACGCATGATGCAGCAAATCCGCTTTTTGAAAAAATCCGGTAGTATTTTTTCGCATAATTGAATTGCGCGGATTTAGCGATGAGCGCATTGAGTACATCGGTTCCGGTTTTTTCATTTTTCCATTTGCACTCACAAAAAAGCGCCGACTCCTTTCCCTGAAAGGCGACAAGGTCAATTTCAGCTTCTTCTTTTCGGAGCGGATCATTGCCCCACCAGCGGCCGATGGATTGAAACACAAAGGGCCTGGGGTCTGCGGCATTTTCCCGCCAGAGGAACTGTTTACAGATTTCTTCAAAGATCCTGCCCATGTAGGTTGATAAACCTGATTCAATGATTTTCCAGGCCTCTTCGCCCCTGTTCCGTTGGACGAGCTCAATAAGCGGCGGTATAAAGCAATACCAGAATTGATATAATCCGTCTCCGATGCGGTAGATCGCTTTTCTGCCGGTTTTTAAAGAAATTTCTGCAGGGGATTCTTTTATGACAATGCCCAGATCCATAAGCGTCTTTAGCATATGGCTTACTCGTGCAGTATCAAAACCGGTCTTCGACGCAAGCTCGCCAAGCCGAGTAGTTCCCGAAGCAATTTCCCTGATGAGGGCATTGCAGCTTGCCGGTTCCCGCAGTTCCTGCTTGAGGAGGTTTTCCGGTTCTTCAAACAGAAAGCCCGAGGGAGACAAAAAGTGGGCTATTACATTTTCCTTTAAGGATCTGCGGCCGCTGAAAAGGACCGCATACAGGGGTATTCCGCCTGACATGGCGTATGCACAGGCCTTGTCAAAACGGCTCATGGACGGGATAAATTCGGCAGTTTCAAAAAAATCCATTGGCTGTATTTTATATTGCGTAGTACGGCGTCCATAGAGGGGGCTTTGATAACCCAATACATGATTTTCCATAAAGGAAAGAGAAGATCCGCAGAGAATAAGAAAGAGCTTGCAGCCGGGAGGCCGGTGATCTATCTTTGCCTGCAGCGCCGAAGAAATACCCGGCCAGGCCTTGGCCAGATAGGGGAATTCGTCTATCACCAGGATAAGACGGGATGTGCGTGCTTCCTGAAACAAAAAATCAAGGGCATCATCAAAATTTTTATAAACCGGGCCGCTGCTATTCCGGGTGCCTTCGGGTTTTTTATACACAGTATGAATACTCCGGCTGAAAAGCTCGAGATTTTCCTGGGCGTTTGTCTCCCGGGCAGTAAAAAAACGGCTCTTTTGTCCTTTATAAATTCGCCTATCAGCGCTGTCTTTCCCACCCTTCTCCGGCCGTAAATAACGGCAAATTCAAAGTCCTTTCCATCAAAACGGCGGTGGAGGCTTTCCAGTTCATTTTTCCTGCCTACAAACACGATCTTTCTCCTGATATCAATTTGCTGTATCACGATTCAGTGTCTTATAAAACACTTAATCGTGATACACTAATTTTACTTCAGGAGTTTGATACCGTCAAGGCCAGCAGCCGGTCAATGCATTTAACCGCCTTGTCATATTCGAACATCAGGATAAATTGTTCTATCTCCGTTATGCGGTTCCTTGTTTTTTTATCCAGGGGCATAAGCGTATAATTCAGGAGCAGCTTGTTCACTTCTTCAATGTTCATTCCGGCGAGGGCGTTTTTGAGTTCCTCAAGCCCTGGGACAGCTGTTTCCGTCTGGGCCGCTTCGTTAAGGAGGGCATCGTGTATGCTGTTTAGCAGGGACTTGAGCTTTTCCAGCAGGGGGGCTGTTTTTTCCCTCACGGCCTCTGGGTCTTTTCGCCGGGCCGCTTCTTCCATGAGCGCCGCAGCGTCTCCGAACTCGAGGGCGCCTACGCTGCGGGCTGCGCCTTTGAGGGCATGGACAAGAATGGCATAGAGGCGGAGGTCCCCTTTTTCCGCGGCCTCTGCCAATTCCGCCGCCTTGTCCTCCCCGTCCTGTATAAAGGAGGAAAGTATATCCAGGTAGATCGCCGGATCGTCCCCGGAATTATGCATGCCCCGGATCTGATCAAGTCCCGGTATGCTGGGGAGGGGCGGGCTTTTTTCACCGGGATGGCGGGCTTCTTCGGCGATGGAGTTTATCCGTTTTTCCCGGGGTATCCATTTTTCCAGTATGGCGTTGAGTTTCTTTGTCTCAATAGGCTTTGCGAGAAAATCATCGGCCCCGCTTTTCAGAAAGAGTTCCCGCTGTCCTGCAAGGGCGTTTGCGGTGAGCATGACAAGGGGCAGCTTCCGGTAGTATTCGTCGGTTTTTCCCATGGCCCTGATTTCAGCGGCAACTTCAAGGCCGTCCATGCCGGGCATCATATGATCCAGAAAAACAAGATCGTAGTGGCTGTTTTTTATCATTTCCACTGCCTGGGAACCGGAAAGGCAGGTGTCGATGTCCATGCCGTAAGCGGCCATAAGTTCCTTGGCGACCCACAGGTTGGTGGAAATATCATCAACAATCAGCACCCGTATGGAGGGGGCGGTAAATTCCACCCCGTGATGATCCTGGGGCAAAAATCCTCCGGCGGAAGTGCCGTTGAGCACATTGGCCATGGTGATGGAATAAACCGGCATGAGTATGCAGTTGATATCCCGGTAGGCTGTTCCTTCTCCCTTTTCCACCATGATCACCAAATGGGGAGGAGAAGGATTTTCCCCCATTGCGGCTACAGAATCGGCGGCATGTTTTGAGGATACAAAGGCAAAATCGTAGGCCCCCTTTTCAAGTTCCTCTGTAAATATGTCCAGGTTTTCGGCGCGCCGGGGGGATACACCGAGGCCTTCCAGGGCCGCGTTTAAAAACCGGTAAAAGCGGGGACGCTCCTCCAGAATCAGCACTCCCTTCGCAATGGGTCGTTCAAGGGCGGCTGTCTTCTTCGGGTCTGTAAAGCCCTGCACAATCCTGGCGATAAAAGTGGAGCCTCCGCCGTAGCTGCTTTCCACGGTGATGTCCCCCTCCATGGCCTTGCAGAGATTCAGGGCAATGGGAAGACCGAGGCCGGTACCCTCGATCCCCTGGTTTTGGGAAAGGTTCATCCTGGCAAATTCGTTAAACAGATTTTTTTGGTCCTCTTCCTTTATGCCGATCCCGCTGTCGCTCACCGCAAATTCCAGTTCCAGTTTTTCTTTGCCGGTTATTGTTGATTTGACGCTCAGAGCCACAAATCCCTCTTTGGTGTATTTAGCCGCATTGTTAAGCAGGTTGAACAGAATCTGCCGTATCCTGGCCTCGTCCCCAAAAAGCTGGGCCGGAATGGCGCTGTCGATATCAACAAAAAAATCAACCGGCCTGTCGGTAAAGCGGATGCCGATCATGTTGACTACATCGTTTATCAGGGATGAAAAATAATAAGCCTTCGACTCCGGCTTCATCTGGCCGGATTCAATTTTTGAAAGATCAAGAATATCGTTGATAATTGCCAGCAGGGAATTCCCCGCCTGATTGATGATCGAAATGTATTCGTAAATATTGCCGGGGATATCCTTGCGCATGATGAGTTCGGACATACCCAGAATGGAATTCATGGGGGTTCTTATCTCGTGGCTCATTTTCGCCAAAAAAGCCGATTTGCTCCTGTTTTCCATTTCCGATTTGATCTTTTCCCTGTTGAGGCGGACCAGAAGGTAACTTAAAAAGGACACCAGGATGATCCCCTGAGCGGAGAGCACGATGGACATGTGCCGCAGACCCTCGTAGTAGCTTTTCAGGGGAGTTGCCAAACCTACATACCAGCCGTTAAAAAGCTGTTTGTAATAGGTCGCCATGATTTTGTTTTCCCGGTCCAGTATCTGCATTGCGGCGGTTTTTATTTCCCCCGAGCGCAGTATATCTGCGACTTTTTCATGGTCCTGGCTGAACCGTCCCAGATATTCGCCTATCCGCGCCGGATCGGGGTGGATGACAAAGGCAAGGTCCTGGTTCAGCATCATGCCGTAGCCCCCTTCGGCGATGCTCATGTTCTCCACATATTCGGCGATGCCGCTTATGGATAGATCCATGGCGATAACGCCGTAGAATTCCTCTTCGCTGCCGTAGAGGCTTTTTGATACGGAAATAACCTTTTCCCCGGTGGCGAGATTGGTGTAGAGGGCGGTGACGGCTATCTCGCGGGGGTTGTCCCGGGCCGCAGTATACCAGGGCCTTTCCTGGGGTACATAAGAATCCGGGAATTCCCAGCCGGAACCGCTTGCAAATTGGTCCCGGAAGCAGCCGTAGAGATCGACAAATTCAAAAGTGCAGTTTTCGCAATCCTCCGATTCGCCTATCCACTCGACATACTCCCTGAGAAAAGACTGAATGTCTTCCTTCTGCCCAGAGAAAAGCCGCTTCCGGATCAAGTAGGATGCTTCTGTCAGGATCAGTTCAGATTTCTGCAGGGTGGAGTACAGCCTGAGTTCCGCCGTTTTCAGGGTGCCCGCCGCTGCTACATCGATCTGTTTTTCCAGAATGTTGCGGACAAAGAAATAGCTCACCAGTATCATCAGAAAAAAAGCGGAAAAAACAAAGACAAGCTGCACCGCGATCCGGTTGGTCTTCGTGGCCTTAAGCGGGTACATCTTTTTCTTCCCCTGCAGGTTCTTCAAAATGCAGGACTTGGACAGGCAGCCTGAATTGCGGATAAACCTCCAGAAAAATATCCGTGATACGGGGATCAAAGTGGCGCCCCTTCTCGCTTCCGATTATCCCGGCCGCCTCGTCAGGCGAAAATGCCTTTTTATAGGGCCGCTGCGAAACCAGGGCGTCGTAAACATCCACGACGGCCATGATCCTTCCCTGAAGGGGAATGTCCTCCCCCGCAAGACCCCGGGGATACCCGGACCCGTCCCATTTTTCGTGATGGGAACCGGCCATAATCCGGGCATGGGTCAGAAAGACAGTTTCCTTTGCGCCTTCCTGTATTTTTTTAATGATCCTTTCGCCGAAGGTGGTGTGTTTCTTCATCTCCTCAAATTCTTCCGGAGTCAGCCTGGAAGTCTTCAGCAGGATCTGATCCCTGATGGCGATTTTCCCCACATCGTGCAGCTGGGCCGACTGGAAAAACAGCTCCAGGTTCCAGTTTTCAAGCTCATCAATGTAGACCTGCTTTTTCCGCATTGCTTCCGTCAGGATGCGCAAAGAATATTCGGTCCGTTCCACGTGTTCCCCTGTAACATCATCCCTCCATTCCACCAGATTGCTTATGGTTTTGAGGATGCCGTTCTGCAGGCTTAAGACCGCGCCGGTTTTTTCATCTACCAGATGCTGAAGGTTGTCGTTCAAATACTGGAGTTCCCGCTTTTGGGATTCCACCAGCATGTGCGCATCAACCCGTTTGATAAGCAGGGGCGGCGAAAAAGGTTTGGCGATATAATCCACCGCCCCCAGATTAAAGCCTTCGAGCTCGCTTCCCGGATCGGACTTGGAGGTTAAAAATATAACCGGTATATCCCTGGTTTTTTCGTTTTTCTTTAAAACGCTGATAGCTTTGTAGCCGCTGACATTCGGCATCAGTATATCCAGCAGGATAAGATCCGCAGGATTCGATTCCAGGAAAAGAAACATCTTTTCCGCGCTGGGAACAGTAAACACATCGTACTTGTTCATCAGGGTGTTGCGCGCCATTTTCAGGTTGACCTGGCTATCATCAACCAGGAGGATTCTCTTGCGGCCATTTTCCACGGAATACGGGGACTGACAATTCATATATACTGCTTAAAATAGGCATTTTGTCGTCATTGGTATAGAATTATTTTTTATTTTTGGGTATATTTAACTGTAAATCAATGACCGGAGTATCATGGCAAAACAAAAGAATATCTCCGCGAAGCCCCCCGCCTCCGCAGAACCGATAGAAAAACAACTCTGGAAAGCCGCAGACAAACTGCGGAAAAACATCGACGCCGCAGAATACAAGCACATCGTCCTGGGCCTCATCTTCCTCAAGTACATCTCCGACGCCTTCGAGGAACTCCACGAAAAATTGACCTCCGGAAAAGGCGAATACAAAGGCGCCGACCCCGAAGACCGGGACGAGTACCTGGCGGAAAATATTTTCTTTGTCCCCGAAAACGCCCGCTGGACCCGTATCCGTTCACGGGCAAAACAGGTTTCCATAGGCAAAGATATCGACGCCGCCATGGACGCCATCGAAAAAGACAACCCCTCGTTAAAGGACGTACTCCCCAAAGTCTACGCCCGGGGCAACCTCGACCCCGTGAACCTCGGCGCCCTGGTAGACCTTGTCAGCAACACCGCCCTGGGAACAGCCGAGGCCCGGAGCGCCGACCTTCTGGGCCACGTGTTTGAATATTTTCTCGGAGAGTTCGCCCTCGCAGAAGGCAAGAAAGGCGGCCAGTTCTACACCCCCCGAAGCGTAGTAGAACTGTTAGTCTCCATGCTGGAACCCTACAAAGGCCGGGTCTTTGACCCCTGCTGCGGTTCCGGCGGCATGTTTGTCCAGTCCGAAAAATTTGTAGCCAACCACCGGGGCCGCCTCAAGGACATTTCGATATACGGCCAGGAAAGCAACCACACCACCTGGCGCCTTGCCAAAATGAACCTCGCCATCCGGGGAATCGAAAGCTCCCAGGTATCGTGGAACAACGAAGGCTCCTTTCTCAAAGACGCCCACCGTGACCTCAAGGCCGATTTCGTCATCGCCAATCCCCCTTTTAACGACAGCGACTGGTCCGGGGAACTCCTCCGCACCGACGCCCGCTGGCAGTACGGAACCCCGCCCGCAGGAAACGCCAACTACGCCTGGATACAACACTTCCTCTACCACCTGGCCCCCAAAGGAACTGCCGGCTTCGTCCTTGCCAAAGGCTCCCTCACCTCAAAGAGCTCAGGCGAAGGCGACATCCGCAAAGCCCTCATCGAAGCGCAGCTCGTAGACTGCATCGTCAACCTCCCGGCCAAACTCTTTCTCAACACCCAAATCCCCGCCTGCCTCTGGTTCCTCTCCCGCAGCAAAGCCCGAGGCCCCCGCTCCGCCGAAATCCTCTTTATCGACGCCCGCAGCCTCGGCCGCCTCATCAACCGCCGCACCCGCGAACTCGCCCCCGAAGACATCGCGCAAATTGCCGAAACCTATCACCACTGGCGCAGCGCGAACCCCTCCTACCAAGACATCAAAGGCTTTTGCTCCTCCGCCCTCATAGACCGCGTCAGAGACCTTGATCACGTCCTTACCCCCGGCCGCTACGTCGGCCTCCCCGACGAAGAAGACGACTTTGACTTTGCCACCCGCTTCACCAGCCTTAAAGCCGAGTTCGAAGCCCAGCTCAAAGAAGAAGCGCGTCTTAACAAGCAGATACTGGAAAACCTCAAGAAAATAAATCCCGAACCCAAAAAAGGAACCGCCAACGCGGCCCCTAAAAATAGAAGTTTAAAGGAAAACTAAAATGCCATTTATTTCAGTAACCATCGGACAAAAACTAAACAGCGCAGAAAAAGAAAAACTCAAAGCCGAACTCGGCCGCCTCATCACCATCATCCCCGGCAAAACCGAACCCGACCTCATCGTCCACATCCAGGACTCAGGCGCCGTCTACATGGGCGGAACAGAAACCCCCTCCGTCTACATCGACCTCCGCGTCTACACCAAAACCAAAGAAGACGCCAAAAAAACCTTCACCAAAAAACTCTTCGATTTTATCACCGCCGAATACGGCATAAAACCAGACCGCCAATACCTCACCATCAGCGAATACGAAAACTGGGGCTACGACGGCGAGTTCCACTAAGGAAGAATCATGAAGAGCATAAAAAGGGGGAGCACTGTAAAAACCGTGTATGTAATACAGAACCGGCTAAACCTTTTACCCTTATTCGCCGCGGCTCCCCCTCGCTCCGAAGGTTTTTGGCCAGAGGCCAAAAACTCTTCTCCGCTACCCCCACTCGGTTTGTCGGGTGGTGAGACATGGAGGCGGGCATGAGCAGGGACGGGTGGCGGGAGTGCAAGCTGGGGGATGTAGCTAAATTTAAAACTGGAAAATTAAATTCAAATGCCGCAGCAGCTGATGGGATTTATCCTTTCTTCACTTGTTCACCGGAAACATTAAAAATAGATAACTATGCATTTGATGAAGAAGCCTTATTATTAGCTGGAAATAATGCAAATGGGGTTTTTTCATTAAAATATTTCCATGGGAAATTTAACGCTTATCAACGAACCTATATTATTAATCTAAATAATTCTTGTGATTATAAATATATATTTTATGCTTTACAAAAAGAAATAAAAAATTTGGAATTTACTTCTCATGGAACAGCAACAAAATTTCTTACATTGTCAATACTCAATACTATACCTATTTTACTTCCTTCTATCAGTAAACAAAAAGCTATCGTTTCAATCCTGTCAAGCCTTGATGATAAAATTGATTTACTGAATAGGCAGAATAAGACCTTAAAGGCAATGGCGGAAACGTTGTTTCGACAATGGTTTGTGGAGGAGGCAGACGAGAGGTGGGAGGAGAAACCGTTAAGTGACATAGCTGAATTTCTTAATGGATTAGCATGTCAAAATTATCCTCCCGTTAATGATAACGAAAAATTACCTGTATTAAAAATAAGAGAGTTAAGTAGTGGAATATCCGAACAATGTGATTGGGCCACAACTGACGTAAGTAAAAATTATATCATTCATAATGGAGATGTTATCTTTTCTTGGTCAGCGTCATTAATGGTCAAAATATGGGATGGCGGAGACTGTATTCTGAATCAGCATTTATTCAAAGTTAGTTCCAAGGAATACCCCAAGTGGTTCTATTTTGGGTGGTGTAAATATCATTTAGAAGAATTTATAGCTATTGCTCAGACCCATGCCACAACTATGGGACATATCAAGAGAGGTGATTTGGATGCGGCCATGGTAGTAGTTCCACTAAAAAAGGAGCTTGAAACTATGACAAAACAGATGTATCCTTTACTGGAAAAGCAAATTGGTAATTCGAAGCAAATTAATGCTCTCATGCAGATGCGGGATATGGTGTTACCAAAATTAATGAGTGGAGAAGTGAGTGTGGATTAAGGAGGAAATATTATGCAAAAGCTGAAAACCAATAAGTTTATTATATTTCGATACCAAATACTTCCTATTGATAGAAAATTCCAAGGATTTCTTTTTGAGAATATTAATAGTATAGATGAACTCATTGCAAAGAAAAATGATATTTTTCAAGAATATCTCAAAACATTTGGAAATCTAACAAAAGAAAAATCACAAATCATTGTTCAGCATATGAATGAAGAGAAAGATTCTTTATTATTTAAATTTGCAGTTAACCGTTCAATGATCAGAGAAACAAAAATTTTTACAGAAGAAGAATTGGAGAATTGGCCATCATTTTTGGTATATTTCTGGAATGACCCTAAAAAACAGTATTTAATTATTCAAGAGCGTAAGAAAGCTTTTCAGCATATCGACACTATAACTTCCTATATTGAAAATTATTTATCGGATAAATTAAAAGAGTATGGCTTGACGATTCATTTCGAACCATTATTCAACATAGAAGACTTTTGGCATATTATTTCAGAGCATTATAACAACATCAAAGAAATTCAATTTGAATTAATTACTCCAAATATGGCCAATATTTCACATAATTTAAGTACCGATTTAAAAAATTTAGCATATTCAACTAATACTACAAGATCGCAATTAACGATTGCATCTGATGTTGGCTCATCATTAAAAATTGAAAATGACAATAGTCAGATTAATAACTTGGTTAAATATTCTAGTGAAGGGGGAGGTAATATTACGATTAGAGTTAAGGGGCTAAAATCAAAAATTCAAACTTCTAAAACAAAAAAAACCATTGAGATAAACGAGATGGAAATTATTGGTAAAGACCCTGGAGAAATAATACAAATACTAAAAAGGAATCTACAATGAAAAATATAGTGATACATATACTTATTTCAATAGGATTCTCCTTTTTAATTGTTCAATTTCAAAAGATAATGGATTCTCAATACTTAACAGAATACCTAAAAGGAAATTTAATTACCATTATCATTGCTCTTTTAGCAATTAACACCGCCACCCTTGGTATTATTTTAAGCAGAATACGAGAAATAATTAATAATTTAAAGCAGGATTATTTCATCAATACAAAAAAACAAATGCTAAGTTCAATAACAGAGCAAATAATATTAGTCATTATTTCTATCATTTTTTTTATAATAAATGATTCAAATTGGTTAATAAAAAATTCTGAATATAGGGAACTTATCGATACATTTTGTATTTCCCTATTTATATATGACTTAATTATTTTATATGATACTTCAAAAAGTATTTTTATAATTGTCAATTTTAAAAATAATAATAAAGCTGATAATTAAAATTATTGTGGGGGTTAAATATCTGTATGTCTTGATAGTACCAGGCAACTTTTTTAAAAACCTTTGTCTGCGCCTGCCGCAGTAATATACAGTATAACCATGGATACGATATGGTTACCGGCAAAATTGCCAATGACGATGTGGGCGAAACAGTGTCCTTTGTGGTACAGGGAATTATGCGGCCAGAAGATGCCCTTGAAAAATTGAAATTTGAAACGATCAATAATCAGATATGTTTTGCCACCGAAAAGGCCCTGTCCTTTTTAATGTATATCGGATTTGAGGAGTTATAACATGGCCCACAGTTTGATAAAAGCGGCAATCATCCCCGAAATTGTAAAATTGATAGCCGAAAAACACGCGGTCTCCGAACAAAAGGCCCTGGACATGTTTTATACTTCCGCAACGGCAGCTTCCCTTTCGGACGATGAAACCGGCCTTTATGGGCAGAGCGCCCTGTATATTTTCTCACTCTTTAAGGAGGAATAAAAAAGGCCTGCTTATCTTCAAGAAAATAGTCGTTATCTATTTATCCAAAATTCTTCACTAAAATCGTCATTTTTTCTTCGCTTTTTTCTCCAAATTCAGTATATTGATACCAGGGAATAAATGGATCTTCTGGGATCCATTTCTTAATAAGAAGGATCTCCTGAGATCCATTCTAAATTCGGAGGGAAATATGAGTGCTCAGGATTTTTGGAACCGTGTAAGGTTCATGGTAACGAAAAACAAGACAACTCAGGTGGAAATCGCAAAGGCTTGTAATATATCCTATAATACCCTTCACGGATGGATATTAAAAAATATATACCCGCCGGTTATCGACGCTTACAATATCGCTAAAACGCTGGGTGTTACTGTTGATTATCTTATGGCGGGCAAGAGTACAGAGGAACAAAAAATAGAAGTCCAAATTAAAGGGGTCAAAGATTTGCTACAGCATGCTGAAACAAAGCTTGATAAAATGATGCCTACTACTTGATAATACTACAAAAATAGACTACATTAAGAATATGAAGTTACCCGGCAGAAAGGGGTGAAAGGAAAAGCTATGAAGGATACTATAGAATCGATGGTAAGGGCTGGGAAGAAAGCACCCCCTGAAATTATCAAAGAAGCCAGACGAGTGGCAAGAGAAGCCCGGAAACACCCGGAATCATACGATCCCGAATGCCCTCCCAGCTCTCCGCAAGCCTTGGCGGAGTTCGCAGCTCAGGCCCGGGAACTTCGAAAGCGAAAAGCTTCCCCCGTGGTTTCTATTCGCGTAAAGCCGGAGGCCCTGGAAAAATACAGGGCCTTGGGGAAAGGTTATACCGGTACCATGGGGGATGTATTGAACTACGTGGCCGATAACCCGGAGATCCTTGCAAAGGTTTTATGACAGGCGTGGGTTCATTTGCTTCATAATACCTGATGCCTACTGGTTACATTTA is drawn from Leadbettera azotonutricia ZAS-9 and contains these coding sequences:
- a CDS encoding NAD(+)/NADH kinase: MKKFENRLVIVTRATRLEKVLESQNTISQARFYVNQLGSDFDEYETEHQQYGDSLRLVRRSLEELGNIQLLDRKFLPNFIFSPDDMVVVVGQDGLVANTLKYLAGQPVIGVNPDPERWDGVLLPFKPAEVSRIVEETILGKRKYEEVTMAKARVQNGQELLAVNDFFIGQKTHTSARYVIKYGGLKENQSSSGIIVSTGLGSTGWMKSVIAGASRISASVIGRPYGSGQERDDVTEVDEEVYVNENARINSVSSNMMAEIAAAPVFAEAKAARLSKKKKTYGPSELSKVVGKWSSAELIFAVREPFPSKTTGTNLVFGTVSAKAPLRIESLMGESGVIFSDGIESDFISFNSGTEAVITLADKRGRIVV
- a CDS encoding nitroreductase family protein gives rise to the protein MHYDDFLDLCKQRQSCRGFSDQPVEHDKLVLCVEAGRLAHSGCNAQPWSFAVVENPDMVTQIAQCGQQLKQNVWLETTKAFIIIFEEHAVLSPVISCFLDSQYYAKGDLGAAAAYVCLEAASQGLGSCIIGLYDRKKICELLHIQRDKQFGSVIALGYPPNDIIRPKKRKAFEDIVRFV
- a CDS encoding ATP-binding protein, which encodes MSRFDKACAYAMSGGIPLYAVLFSGRRSLKENVIAHFLSPSGFLFEEPENLLKQELREPASCNALIREIASGTTRLGELASKTGFDTARVSHMLKTLMDLGIVIKESPAEISLKTGRKAIYRIGDGLYQFWYCFIPPLIELVQRNRGEEAWKIIESGLSTYMGRIFEEICKQFLWRENAADPRPFVFQSIGRWWGNDPLRKEEAEIDLVAFQGKESALFCECKWKNEKTGTDVLNALIAKSAQFNYAKKYYRIFSKSGFAASCVKAAKEAGNVQLTIFDEMC
- a CDS encoding hybrid sensor histidine kinase/response regulator, whose translation is MYPLKATKTNRIAVQLVFVFSAFFLMILVSYFFVRNILEKQIDVAAAGTLKTAELRLYSTLQKSELILTEASYLIRKRLFSGQKEDIQSFLREYVEWIGESEDCENCTFEFVDLYGCFRDQFASGSGWEFPDSYVPQERPWYTAARDNPREIAVTALYTNLATGEKVISVSKSLYGSEEEFYGVIAMDLSISGIAEYVENMSIAEGGYGMMLNQDLAFVIHPDPARIGEYLGRFSQDHEKVADILRSGEIKTAAMQILDRENKIMATYYKQLFNGWYVGLATPLKSYYEGLRHMSIVLSAQGIILVSFLSYLLVRLNREKIKSEMENRSKSAFLAKMSHEIRTPMNSILGMSELIMRKDIPGNIYEYISIINQAGNSLLAIINDILDLSKIESGQMKPESKAYYFSSLINDVVNMIGIRFTDRPVDFFVDIDSAIPAQLFGDEARIRQILFNLLNNAAKYTKEGFVALSVKSTITGKEKLELEFAVSDSGIGIKEEDQKNLFNEFARMNLSQNQGIEGTGLGLPIALNLCKAMEGDITVESSYGGGSTFIARIVQGFTDPKKTAALERPIAKGVLILEERPRFYRFLNAALEGLGVSPRRAENLDIFTEELEKGAYDFAFVSSKHAADSVAAMGENPSPPHLVIMVEKGEGTAYRDINCILMPVYSITMANVLNGTSAGGFLPQDHHGVEFTAPSIRVLIVDDISTNLWVAKELMAAYGMDIDTCLSGSQAVEMIKNSHYDLVFLDHMMPGMDGLEVAAEIRAMGKTDEYYRKLPLVMLTANALAGQRELFLKSGADDFLAKPIETKKLNAILEKWIPREKRINSIAEEARHPGEKSPPLPSIPGLDQIRGMHNSGDDPAIYLDILSSFIQDGEDKAAELAEAAEKGDLRLYAILVHALKGAARSVGALEFGDAAALMEEAARRKDPEAVREKTAPLLEKLKSLLNSIHDALLNEAAQTETAVPGLEELKNALAGMNIEEVNKLLLNYTLMPLDKKTRNRITEIEQFILMFEYDKAVKCIDRLLALTVSNS
- a CDS encoding HD domain-containing phosphohydrolase, which codes for MNCQSPYSVENGRKRILLVDDSQVNLKMARNTLMNKYDVFTVPSAEKMFLFLESNPADLILLDILMPNVSGYKAISVLKKNEKTRDIPVIFLTSKSDPGSELEGFNLGAVDYIAKPFSPPLLIKRVDAHMLVESQKRELQYLNDNLQHLVDEKTGAVLSLQNGILKTISNLVEWRDDVTGEHVERTEYSLRILTEAMRKKQVYIDELENWNLELFFQSAQLHDVGKIAIRDQILLKTSRLTPEEFEEMKKHTTFGERIIKKIQEGAKETVFLTHARIMAGSHHEKWDGSGYPRGLAGEDIPLQGRIMAVVDVYDALVSQRPYKKAFSPDEAAGIIGSEKGRHFDPRITDIFLEVYPQFRLPVQVLHFEEPAGEEKDVPA